The following proteins come from a genomic window of Tenebrio molitor chromosome 9, icTenMoli1.1, whole genome shotgun sequence:
- the LOC138138404 gene encoding pyridoxal-dependent decarboxylase domain-containing protein 1, translating into MASSPKEKNTAKNEISVNVDITKTNMPPPTSKNNQLGEIAIEASEIVSRLEQVVEGSNLADAAYNQPTVFLGLDQKRSEEIIQIVQGLISVDEDGEPLSFHALDTVTKLVMVSHSLAAYCSGLERPIMQKLSTRFTTDTTRWISQIFGFLDSSSFYHDDHLEGLVRVTRMMLHYKYPRYLEDGALALTSSLPTIYSSVASPLVVVQHLCRQLGLPLACVRPVPVNTHFGSQYTMDVASLQKMLADDVSAGRAPLVVIADSGTPITGHVDNIARIKELCRLHDAWLHLRGHSLAALALPNYQRNGHIPPVADSFTLSLGSWLGIPGLPMVTLYRLWESTSNVNRNKQVGATRESTLPLLAGLNNDHQGRRILALPLWTALQSLGKDGVHSRIRDDFLSSERLWAALDRYRHVRVLSQKPGGESGSYTVSELISKPANINLLFESTACCVVFQFTPELGEGEVLTKVPPYYDKLNSWLGQILQLDAPQVPIDICELENVGVVLRFCPFENSTGQQPTNEEIQSFVQCLEQQLVILRATIQHKATFIKLVSESPVLKIVDLPDWAGLGGVRYAPEGWEQLLTDQAKEELNNLNMALVDSLRSTDSAFSLGEGTDGLMCVRFGMLTPQSDVEELLNLVIRVGQSVEENSRVLDSMSEIVKKGIETATLDLQKENEERLWQEGILRQVPVVGTFVNWWSPKTKETGVRGRSLNLTQGVVESTENIYKYHMQLSGSNPGGKSPPTPQVQTPIGGSHSRSSSHASSQGVKIENEVREVPKDSTKVQSNNRKSSSQTDNKVLTP; encoded by the exons GGCAGACGCCGCGTACAACCAGCCCACGGTGTTCCTGGGTTTGGATCAGAAACGCTCGGAGGAAATCATTCAGATTGTGCAGGGACTCATTAGTGTGGATGAAGATGGGGAGCCTTTAAGTTTTCACGCTTTAGATACCGTCACCAAGTTGGTGATGGTCTCTCACAGCTTAGCTGCCTACTGTAGTGGCTTAGAACGACCTATCATGCAAAAACTGAGTACAAGATTTACCACAGATACAACTCGATGGATCAGTCAGATCTTTGG CTTTCTTGATTCGTCATCGTTTTACCATGATGACCACCTAGAAGGCCTTGTTAGGGTCACCAGAATGATGCTACATTATAAATATCCGCGCTACTTGGAAGATGGGGCCCTGGCCCTCACTTCATCACTGCCCACTATATACAGTAGCGTGGCGAGTCCGTTGGTGGTGGTGCAGCATCTCTGCCGCCAATTGGGACTGCCGCTGGCGTGTGTCAGACCTGTACCTGTCAACacccattttg GTTCCCAGTATACCATGGACGTCGCATctttgcaaaaaatgttagcTGATGATGTTAGCGCGGGTCGAGCCCCGCTAGTTGTCATAGCTGACTCCGGCACCCCCATAACGGGGCACGTTGACAATATCGCAAGGATCAAGGAGTTGTGCAGGCTCCACGATGCTTGGCTGCACTTGAGGGGGCACAGTTTGGCCGCCTTGGCGTTACCTAACTATCAAAGAAACGGACAC attCCCCCTGTCGCGGATAGCTTCACCTTGTCTCTCGGTAGTTGGCTTGGTATCCCTGGTCTGCCCATGGTC ACTTTGTACAGACTGTGGGAATCTACTTCGAATGTGAACAGGAACAAGCAAGTGGGGGCGACACGAGAGAGCACACTTCCATTACTCGCAGGTCTAAATAATGACCATCAGGGCCGCAGAATCCTTGCACTGCCTTTATGGACGGCCTTACAAAGTCTAGGTAAAGACGGTGTACACTCGAGGATAAGGGACGACTTCTTGTCGAGCGAGAGACTGTGGGCAGCTCTAGATCGCTACCGTCACGTCAGAGTTTTG AGTCAAAAACCGGGCGGCGAGAGTGGCAGTTACACAGTATCAGAATTGATTTCTAAACCTGCAAACATAAAC TTGTTGTTCGAATCGACCGCCTGTTGCGTTGTCTTCCAATTCACCCCCGAGTTAGGCGAAGGCGAAGTGCTCACAAAAGTGCCTCCATATTACGACAAGCTCAACTCGTGGTTGGGCCAGATCTTGCAGTTGGACGCCCCACAAGTCCCCATCGACATCTGCGAGCTAGAGAACGTAGGTGTGGTGTTGCGATTCTGCCCGTTCGAAAACTCCACAGGTCAGCAACCCACCAACGAAGAAATACAATCATTCGTCCAGTGTCTGGAGCAACAATTGGTGATCCTGAGGGCCACGATTCAGCACAAGGCGACCTTCATCAAGCTGGTTTCCGAGTCTCCGGTGTTGAAAATCGTCGATCTTCCCGACTGGGCCGGCCTCGGTGGCGTCAGGTACGCCCCCGAAGGCTGGGAGCAACTGCTGACGGACCAAGCCAAGGAGGAACTGAACAACTTGAACATGGCGCTGGTGGACTCGTTGAGGTCCACCGATTCGGCGTTCTCTCTGGGAGAGGGCACCGACGGGTTGATGTGCGTCCGGTTCGGCATGTTGACACCCCAGTCGGACGTGGAGGAGCTCCTCAACTTGGTCATAAGAGTGGGACAGTCGGTCGAGGAGAACTCCAGAGTGCTGGACTCGATGAGCGAGATCGTGAAGAAGGGCATAGAGACGGCGACTCTAGATCTACAGAAGGAGAACGAGGAGAGACTGTGGCAGGAGGGCATCCTGCGGCAGGTCCCTGTCGTGGGGACTTTCGTTAACTGGTGGTCCCCCAAGACCAAGGAGACGGGGGTGCGAGGAAGGAGTCTGAATTTGACCCAAGGGGTAGTGGAGTCGACGGAGAACATTTACAAGTACCACATGCAGCTGAGCGGCTCAAATCCGGGGGGCAAGAGTCCGCCCACACCTCAGGTGCAGACCCCCATTGGGGGCAGCCACTCGAGGTCGAGCAGTCACGCATCAAGTCAAGGGGTCAAGATAGAAAACGAGGTCAGAGAGGTTCCTAAAGATAGCACTAAGGTACAGAGTAATAATAGGAAGAGTTCGTCACAGACTGATAATAAAGTATTAACGCCTTAA